Proteins co-encoded in one Planctomycetota bacterium genomic window:
- the rho gene encoding transcription termination factor Rho, with product MADVKPDIARGVLELHERGYGFLRQADRDFRPTPKDVFVPPGLVKRHRLKMGLVLEGPTRPDAKARGLQLAEITSICDQPPEAYTSLKPFEDLTVIDPEEALWLETGPEPLTTRALDLLAPIGKGQRGLIVSPPRAGKTILLEHMAQAVHKNYPEVRLMMVLVDERPEEVTHFRRTTGAEVLASSNDQDVEQHVRLARMAFAQAKAEVEFGRDVVLFMDSLTRLGRAFNKAVPSSGRTMSGGVDIRALAEPKRMFGAARNIEGGGSLTVVATCLIDTGSRMDELIFQEFKGTGNMECVLSHDLAERRLYPALDILASGTRKEERFVSAEELKKRYAIRRRLASDKPQEALESLLAAMAKYPSNKALLDALSAK from the coding sequence ATGGCAGACGTCAAGCCGGACATCGCGCGCGGCGTGCTGGAATTGCACGAGCGCGGGTACGGGTTCCTGAGGCAGGCGGACCGCGACTTTCGGCCGACGCCGAAGGACGTTTTCGTTCCGCCCGGCCTGGTGAAGCGGCACCGCCTGAAGATGGGCCTGGTGCTGGAGGGACCGACGCGTCCGGACGCCAAAGCCCGCGGCCTTCAACTCGCCGAGATCACCAGCATCTGCGACCAGCCCCCTGAAGCCTACACCAGCCTGAAACCGTTCGAGGATCTGACGGTCATCGACCCGGAAGAGGCGCTCTGGCTCGAGACGGGCCCCGAGCCGCTGACGACGCGGGCGCTGGACCTTCTGGCGCCGATCGGCAAGGGGCAGCGCGGTCTGATCGTCTCGCCCCCGCGCGCCGGAAAGACGATTCTCCTGGAGCACATGGCCCAGGCGGTCCACAAGAACTACCCCGAGGTTCGGCTGATGATGGTGCTGGTGGACGAGAGGCCGGAGGAAGTGACCCACTTTCGCCGGACGACCGGGGCCGAGGTCCTCGCCTCCTCCAACGACCAGGACGTGGAGCAGCACGTGCGGCTCGCGAGGATGGCGTTCGCCCAGGCGAAGGCCGAGGTCGAGTTCGGACGCGACGTCGTCCTCTTCATGGACAGCCTCACGCGCCTCGGCCGCGCGTTCAACAAGGCTGTCCCGTCCAGCGGCCGGACGATGTCGGGCGGCGTGGACATCCGCGCCCTGGCGGAACCGAAGCGCATGTTCGGCGCGGCACGCAACATCGAAGGCGGCGGAAGCCTGACCGTCGTCGCCACCTGCCTCATCGACACCGGAAGCCGAATGGACGAACTCATCTTCCAGGAGTTCAAGGGCACAGGCAACATGGAGTGCGTTCTGTCGCACGACCTGGCGGAGCGCCGGCTGTATCCGGCGCTCGACATCCTCGCCTCGGGCACGCGAAAGGAAGAGCGGTTCGTCTCGGCCGAGGAGTTGAAGAAGCGGTACGCCATCCGCCGGCGCCTGGCCAGCGACAAACCCCAGGAGGCTCTCGAATCGCTGCTGGCGGCGATGGCCAAGTACCCGTCGAACAAGGCACTTCTGGATGCCCTGTCCGCCAAGTAA